Proteins from a genomic interval of Capsicum annuum cultivar UCD-10X-F1 chromosome 4, UCD10Xv1.1, whole genome shotgun sequence:
- the LOC124897892 gene encoding LRR receptor-like serine/threonine-protein kinase EFR: MEKAFTIFLSTLFLLMDSSLMTQTNITTDQLALLSLRSQIISDPFHFLDESWSPATSVCHWVGVTCGSRHQRVKSLNLSNMALIGRIPGEFGNLSFLVSLDLGRNNFHGNLPQEMTRLCRLKFLDLSFNNFSGKVPSWFGFLHQLQFLYLGNNSFTGSIPSSFLIFPNLRL, encoded by the coding sequence ATGGAGAAAGCCTTCACAATTTTTCTCTCAACACTCTTCTTGCTTATGGATAGTTCActcatgacccaaaccaacatTACTACAGATCAATTAGCTCTTCTGTCTTTAAGATCCCAAATCATTTCTGACCCCTTTcacttcttggatgaaagttggTCTCCCGCTACGTCCGTTTGTCATTGGGTTGGAGTCACTTGTGGCTCTCGTCACCAACGAGTAAAGTCCTTGAATCTTTCCAACATGGCTCTTATAGGCAGGATTCCCGGCGAATTTGGAAACCTCTcgtttcttgtttctcttgacttGGGAAGAAATAATTTCCATGGAAATTTGCCTCAAGAAATGACACGCTTGTGTCGGcttaagtttcttgatttaagttTCAACAACTTCAGTGGAAAGGTTCCTTCTTGGTTTGGGTTTCTACACCAGCTTCAATTTCTATATCTTGGGAATAATAGTTTCACTGGTTCCATCCCTTCTTCATTTCTAATATTTCCAAACTTGAGACTTTGA
- the LOC107843585 gene encoding putative receptor-like protein kinase At3g47110 (The sequence of the model RefSeq protein was modified relative to this genomic sequence to represent the inferred CDS: added 120 bases not found in genome assembly) yields MPTTLSNCSQLQILSLSYNELDGPIHGKIGRLSNLQSLVLGTNHFTGIIPQEIGNLVNLAELGMEDNQITGSVPISIFNISLLQTLTLEQNNLSGFLPREIGNLTKMQILYLDENRFTGEIPKEIRNLVELETLDLMVNSFSGRLNMEIFNISGLRIISLTLNNLSGSLPPNMCSIIPNLEELYLDGLTNLGGTIPHSISICSKINNLDLAGNKLTGLIPNSLGYLTHLQYLNLGGNNLTRDSSISLLTSLTNCINLTFLDISFNPLFGMLPASMGNLSTFLKKFYANNCKIKGRIPKEVGNLSSLLFLDLSWKNLIGSIPTSIGNLRDLQRFNLSRNKVTGVIGDHICKLQHLGEIYLGQNQLLGSFPNCLGNITSLREMHLGSNKLSSNIPPSLGNLQDLVVLDLSSNNMVGSLPPEIGNLKAVTKMDLSMNLFSNGIPREIGGLPTLVHLSLKHNKLQGSIPDSVSNMVGLELLDLSHNNISGIIPKSLEKLQNLKYFNVSVNKLYGEIPSEGPFKNFSSKFFIYNEALCGSSRFRVPPCPTSSKHRSNRKKVLVLFLLLGIALVFVPSIFVFVWIRYRRGKRAPQKPDSLAAITRESHTMNCSKQLMHLARVI; encoded by the exons GGAACTAACCATTTCACTG GGATAATTCCACAAGAAATTGGAAATCTTGTTAATTTGGCAGAGTTAGGCATGGAGGATAATCAGATTACTGGCTCTGTGCCGATCTCCATATTCAATATCTCATTGCTGCAAACTTTGACACTGGAGCAGAACAATCTTAGTGGATTCTTACCACGGGAGATTGGCAACTTAACCAAGATGCAAATTTTATATCTTGACGAAAATAGATTTACCG GTGAAATACCCAAAGAGATAAGAAATCTCGTTGAGTTGGAGACACTTGATCTTATGGTTAATAGTTTTAGTGGTCGACTTAATATGGAGATCTTCAACATATCAGGgctaagaataatttctcttacATTGAACAATCTATCAGGAAGCCTCCCACCAAATATGTGTTCTATCATACCCAATCTTGAAGAGCTTTATCTAGATGGCTTAACCAATCTTGGTGGGACTATTCCTCATTCTATATCCATttgttcaaaaattaataatctagATCTTGCAGGCAACAAACTCACTGGCTTGATTCCCAACTCACTTGGATATTTGACTCATCTACAGTATCTAAATTTAGGGGGAAACAATTTAACCCGCGACTCTTCAATAAGCTTGCTGACTTCCTTAACCAATTGCATAAATTTAACGTTTCTTGATATATCTTTCAACCCTTTATTTGGCATGCTTCCAGCCTCCATGGGGAACCTTTCCAcatttcttaaaaaattttatGCCAACAATTGCAAAATCAAAGGGCGAATTCCAAAAGAGGTTGGGAACTTAAGCAGCTTATTATTCCTTGATCTTTCTTGGAAGAACCTTATCGGATCGATTCCAACATCAATTGGCAACTTGAGAGACCTTCAACGGTTCAACTTGAGTCGCAACAAAGTAACAGGAGTTATTGGAGATCATATATGTAAATTGCAGCATTTGGGTGAAATTTACTTGGGTCAAAATCAACTTTTAGGATCTTTTCCTAATTGTTTAGGGAATATTACTTCCCTTAGGGAGATGCATCTGGGTTCCAACAAATTGAGTTCCAATATACCACCAAGCTTAGGGAACCTTCAAGATCTAGTGGTTCTTGACCTATCGTCAAATAACATGGTAGGTTCTTTACCTCCagaaattggaaatctaaagGCTGTAACAAAGATGGATCTATCTATGAATCTATTCTCAAATGGAATTCCAAGAGAAATTGGAGGATTGCCAACTCTGGTGCACCTTTCTTTGAAACACAACAAGTTGCAAGGATCTATACCTGACTCAGTGAGCAACATGGTAGGTTTGGAACTCCTAGACCTTTCTCATAACAATATATCTGGAATCATTCCTAAGTCTCTGGAGAAACTTCAAAACCTGAAGTATTTCAATGTTTCTGTCAACAAATTGTATGGTGAAATACCCTCAGAGGGTCCTTTCAAGAACTTCTCGAGTAAGTTTTTCATCTACAATGAAGCATTGTGTGGTTCTTCAAGGTTTAGAGTCCCACCATGCCCCACTTCATCAAAGCATAGATCTAATAGGAAAAAAGtacttgttctttttcttttgctggGAATTGCACTAGTATTTGTTCCTAGCATCTTTGTGTTTGTATGGATAAGATATAGAAGAGGTAAAAGAGCTCCTCAAAAACCGGATTCTTTGGCTGCCATAACAAGAGAAAGTCATACTATGAACTGCTCCAAGCAACTGATGCACTTAGCGAGAGTAATCTGA